The following proteins come from a genomic window of Mammaliicoccus sp. Marseille-Q6498:
- a CDS encoding DegV family protein, producing MTKIKLVVDSTTDLSQEYLNEHEVTVVPLNIVIDGVTYEDQVDISSSEFLEKMRESKNLPKTSQPAIGKIVEAYDELGKDGSEVISIHMTSGLSGTFSAAQQAANMTDTKVTVIDSQFISLAYGFQIEEIVDMISKGFTTEEIVKEQEKIKSNLRLFVVIGSIENLVKGGRIGKAKGLLGSLMHIKPIGEVINGKIEMLHNARTQNAIIKFLMKELDAFLETKEIIKIGIADANAEQLMNKLMSTIKDKKNIQNFHTTVTTPVVTTHTGEGAIGVFFYGK from the coding sequence ATGACAAAAATTAAATTAGTTGTCGATTCAACTACAGATTTATCACAAGAGTATTTAAATGAACATGAAGTCACAGTCGTACCATTAAATATCGTTATAGATGGCGTAACGTATGAAGATCAAGTGGATATATCTTCTTCAGAATTCCTTGAAAAAATGAGAGAATCCAAAAATTTACCTAAAACAAGTCAACCAGCTATCGGCAAGATTGTCGAAGCATATGACGAACTTGGTAAAGATGGTTCTGAAGTCATTAGTATTCATATGACATCAGGATTATCCGGTACATTTAGCGCAGCACAACAAGCGGCTAATATGACTGATACAAAAGTAACCGTAATTGATAGTCAATTTATTTCATTAGCTTATGGCTTCCAAATAGAAGAAATCGTAGACATGATCAGTAAAGGGTTTACAACGGAAGAAATTGTGAAAGAACAAGAAAAGATTAAATCTAACTTAAGATTGTTTGTTGTAATCGGTAGTATTGAAAACCTTGTTAAAGGTGGAAGAATTGGTAAAGCTAAAGGATTGTTAGGCTCTTTAATGCACATTAAACCAATTGGCGAAGTAATTAACGGCAAAATCGAAATGTTGCATAACGCGCGTACGCAAAATGCTATTATTAAATTCTTAATGAAAGAATTAGATGCATTTTTAGAAACGAAAGAGATCATTAAAATTGGTATTGCAGACGCAAATGCAGAACAATTAATGAATAAATTAATGAGCACAATTAAAGATAAAAAGAACATTCAAAATTTCCATACAACAGTTACAACACCAGTCGTTACAACGCATACTGGTGAAGGTGCTATAGGTGTATTTTTCTATGGAAAGTAA
- the msrA gene encoding peptide-methionine (S)-S-oxide reductase MsrA, producing the protein MAYATLAGGCFWCLVKPFNEYPGIIKVTSGYSGGHVENPTYEEVCTNQTGHVEAVQIEFDEEETDFDAILDIYFKTFDPTDNKGQFFDRGESYEPVIFYHDDRQREIALNKINQLNEQEIFDKPVITPVKPYKNFYPAEEHHQDYYLKNPAHYQGYQQGSGRKSFIEKHWGN; encoded by the coding sequence ATGGCATATGCAACTTTAGCAGGTGGATGTTTTTGGTGTTTAGTGAAACCATTTAATGAATATCCGGGAATAATTAAAGTCACTTCTGGCTACAGTGGAGGACATGTCGAAAATCCTACTTATGAAGAAGTTTGTACTAACCAAACAGGTCATGTAGAAGCTGTTCAAATAGAATTTGACGAAGAAGAAACTGATTTTGACGCAATTTTAGATATATATTTCAAAACTTTCGATCCAACTGATAACAAAGGTCAATTCTTTGATAGAGGCGAGAGTTACGAGCCTGTTATTTTTTATCATGATGATCGACAAAGAGAAATAGCTTTAAATAAAATTAACCAATTAAATGAACAGGAAATTTTTGATAAACCTGTTATTACGCCAGTAAAACCATATAAGAACTTTTATCCTGCAGAAGAACATCATCAAGATTATTATTTAAAAAATCCTGCACATTATCAAGGATATCAACAAGGTTCAGGACGTAAGTCATTTATAGAAAAGCACTGGGGGAATTAA
- a CDS encoding dihydrofolate reductase codes for MKSIIVCHDQNRVIGLNNKMPWHLPNDLKRLKALTTGNTIVMGRKTFDSLGKPLPNRRNVVLTSNKSFQHDGVDVIHSLEEIDQLDGHIFIFGGQGLYEQMMDRVDDMYVTVIEDKFQGDAFFPPYNFNEWSVISSEAGELDEKNKLPHTFMHLERK; via the coding sequence ATGAAATCGATTATTGTATGTCACGATCAAAATAGAGTTATAGGTTTAAATAATAAGATGCCTTGGCATTTACCTAATGACTTAAAAAGGTTAAAAGCCTTAACAACGGGGAATACGATTGTTATGGGTAGAAAAACATTCGACTCACTTGGAAAACCACTTCCTAATAGACGAAATGTCGTTTTAACATCTAACAAATCTTTTCAACATGATGGCGTAGATGTTATTCATTCTCTTGAAGAAATCGATCAATTAGATGGTCATATTTTCATTTTCGGTGGGCAAGGTCTATACGAACAAATGATGGATCGTGTAGACGATATGTATGTAACCGTAATTGAAGATAAGTTTCAAGGGGATGCGTTTTTCCCTCCGTATAATTTTAATGAGTGGTCCGTTATTTCATCTGAAGCAGGCGAACTAGATGAAAAAAACAAATTACCTCATACTTTTATGCATTTAGAAAGGAAATAG
- a CDS encoding PTS glucose transporter subunit IIA has translation MFKKLFGGNKAKDTNVEVYAPISGEYVAIEDIPDPVFAQKMMGEGFGIKPTEGLVVAPFDGEIVNVFKPSNHAIGIKAANGLEVLIHVGLETVQLGGEGFEALVNTGDVVSKGDELLKFDIEKIDSKVKSIISPVIITNTDDAEDVNIEALETLVKGETKAIDVKMK, from the coding sequence ATGTTTAAAAAATTATTTGGCGGAAATAAAGCGAAAGATACAAATGTAGAAGTATATGCACCAATTTCTGGGGAATATGTAGCAATTGAAGATATTCCAGATCCAGTATTTGCTCAAAAAATGATGGGTGAAGGCTTCGGTATCAAACCAACTGAAGGATTAGTTGTTGCACCATTTGATGGTGAAATCGTAAATGTATTTAAACCTTCAAATCACGCTATCGGTATTAAAGCTGCAAATGGTTTAGAAGTTTTAATTCACGTTGGATTAGAGACAGTTCAACTAGGCGGAGAAGGTTTTGAAGCACTTGTAAATACAGGTGATGTAGTATCTAAAGGCGACGAACTATTAAAATTCGACATCGAAAAAATTGATTCAAAAGTAAAATCAATTATTAGCCCAGTTATCATTACAAATACAGATGATGCTGAAGACGTTAATATTGAAGCTTTAGAAACACTTGTTAAAGGTGAAACTAAAGCTATTGATGTGAAAATGAAATAA
- a CDS encoding lysophospholipid acyltransferase family protein has protein sequence MLRMARTVGYIIGYAALVSTQLSKVKEKKYQIDDVRKQDEMIHLYAKRWAKTILKSAGVKVHLTGNTKSFDEPVLYVSNHEGNFDIPVLIYHLPQPFGFISKKEVEKIPFLKPWMEEMNCIYLDRSNRRASLQMIKDGINKLKEQHSLLIFPQGSRSKGKEMKEFKAGSLKLAKSAKVKIVPIAIYGTSNIMEAYQSKRMLPGDVYVHILDPIEPTIFENKTMQEVSHFVQEKISNKVQLLKENEHDKN, from the coding sequence ATGTTAAGAATGGCGAGAACAGTTGGTTATATTATAGGTTATGCGGCATTAGTTTCTACTCAATTATCAAAAGTAAAAGAAAAGAAATATCAAATAGATGATGTAAGAAAACAAGACGAAATGATACATTTATACGCTAAAAGATGGGCAAAAACGATCTTAAAATCTGCGGGTGTTAAAGTTCATTTAACTGGAAATACTAAATCATTTGACGAACCCGTACTGTATGTATCTAACCATGAAGGTAATTTTGATATACCAGTACTGATATATCATTTACCTCAACCATTCGGTTTCATTTCAAAAAAAGAAGTCGAAAAGATTCCATTTTTAAAGCCTTGGATGGAAGAAATGAATTGCATTTATTTAGATCGTTCTAATAGACGTGCAAGTTTACAAATGATAAAAGATGGTATTAATAAATTAAAAGAACAACATTCATTGTTAATTTTCCCTCAAGGCAGCAGAAGTAAAGGGAAAGAGATGAAAGAATTTAAAGCAGGATCATTGAAATTAGCTAAGTCTGCCAAAGTTAAAATTGTTCCAATCGCAATTTATGGTACATCAAACATTATGGAAGCGTATCAATCTAAAAGAATGCTTCCAGGAGACGTATATGTTCATATACTTGATCCTATAGAACCTACTATTTTCGAAAATAAAACAATGCAAGAAGTCAGTCACTTCGTACAAGAGAAAATTAGTAACAAAGTGCAATTGTTAAAGGAGAATGAGCATGACAAAAATTAA
- a CDS encoding YpmS family protein, with the protein MESKEWMNHRYWFYAFILLIILILVAIIYVFTSISDSSSHHNIHDSQTNKDFTISMKNDELQSLMNASLDEYNVKTKITKKTLTFDTTTEILGKDIDVSLKTKPIKENRNTIKFDIKSINIGKLNISNPFILSQIKKFSDLPQYIDISPKDESIYLSLDKLDIDNVKSVQIQKLDISSEKWYFDIKLK; encoded by the coding sequence ATGGAAAGTAAAGAGTGGATGAATCATCGCTATTGGTTTTATGCCTTTATATTACTTATTATTCTTATTCTAGTAGCGATTATTTATGTTTTTACATCAATATCTGATAGCTCATCTCATCATAATATTCATGATAGTCAAACGAACAAAGATTTTACTATCTCAATGAAAAATGATGAACTCCAATCTTTAATGAATGCATCTTTAGATGAATACAATGTTAAAACGAAAATTACTAAAAAGACGTTAACTTTTGATACAACAACGGAAATACTTGGTAAGGATATTGATGTTTCTTTAAAAACTAAACCAATTAAAGAAAATCGAAACACGATAAAATTTGATATAAAATCTATAAATATCGGTAAACTCAATATTTCAAATCCATTTATTCTATCTCAAATTAAAAAATTTAGCGACTTACCTCAATATATTGATATCAGTCCTAAAGATGAATCTATTTATTTATCTCTAGATAAATTAGACATTGATAATGTTAAATCTGTTCAAATTCAAAAGTTAGATATTTCATCGGAAAAATGGTATTTTGATATTAAGTTAAAGTAA
- a CDS encoding S41 family peptidase: MSLFKNKKSRQITMPLYKLLLILFVTVLLTSVVTFASYKFGLYFGNDQQKSLNKIEEAYKQINNDYYKDVDDDKLTQGAIDGMVKSLDDPYSEYISSKDTTTYNEEISGDFVGIGAEMEVHNGYVRITSPMKDSPAEKAGIKPLDVVTKVNNKSIKNKSLNEIVSKVRGKKGTTVTLTIQREGKEPFDVKIKRDKIHVKSVFYTKKKDTAVIEISKFQNKTTKELKDAIKQAQKDKVKHVVLDLRNNPGGLLDEVVTSVNLFVAKDKPVIYLETKGDKPQAVNTENDKMSGIDDMKYSVLVNKGSASAAEIFAGALQDYKIADVLGTTTFGKGIGQVHKEFKDSSILKYTNMRWLTPNKSYIHKKGIKPDKEINAPKYEGIEVIDPSKTYQLGNKSKEVKSIKIGLSALGYNSSNENETFDKDLEDNVKAFQSDNKLEANGIFTDNTTKKFINLLRKKIQKEDTQLDETIKYIHK, translated from the coding sequence ATGAGCCTATTTAAAAATAAGAAATCTAGACAAATAACAATGCCGCTTTATAAATTGCTGTTAATATTATTTGTTACTGTATTATTAACTTCAGTTGTGACATTTGCCTCATATAAATTCGGTTTATATTTTGGTAATGATCAGCAAAAAAGTTTAAACAAAATTGAAGAAGCATATAAACAAATTAACAATGATTATTACAAAGACGTTGATGACGACAAATTAACTCAAGGTGCCATCGATGGAATGGTTAAATCATTGGACGATCCTTATAGTGAATACATATCTTCAAAAGACACAACTACATATAACGAAGAAATTTCAGGTGATTTTGTAGGCATCGGTGCAGAAATGGAAGTCCATAATGGTTACGTTCGTATTACAAGTCCTATGAAAGATTCACCGGCTGAAAAAGCAGGAATCAAACCTTTAGATGTTGTGACTAAAGTAAACAACAAATCCATTAAGAATAAATCTCTCAATGAGATTGTAAGTAAAGTTCGAGGTAAAAAAGGCACAACCGTTACTTTAACAATTCAAAGAGAAGGTAAAGAACCTTTTGATGTTAAAATAAAACGTGACAAAATTCATGTTAAAAGCGTCTTTTATACTAAAAAGAAAGACACTGCAGTAATTGAAATTTCTAAGTTCCAAAATAAAACGACGAAAGAACTTAAAGATGCAATCAAACAAGCTCAAAAAGACAAAGTGAAACATGTCGTACTGGATTTAAGAAATAATCCTGGTGGCTTATTAGATGAGGTCGTAACGAGTGTAAATCTATTTGTCGCTAAAGATAAACCGGTCATTTATTTAGAAACGAAAGGTGATAAACCTCAAGCAGTTAATACGGAAAACGACAAAATGTCAGGAATTGACGATATGAAATATTCTGTATTAGTGAATAAAGGCTCTGCTAGTGCAGCAGAAATTTTCGCTGGTGCTTTACAAGATTATAAAATAGCCGACGTATTAGGTACGACTACTTTTGGTAAAGGAATTGGACAAGTTCATAAAGAATTTAAAGACAGTTCAATACTTAAATATACGAACATGAGATGGTTAACACCAAATAAATCATACATTCATAAAAAAGGTATTAAACCAGATAAAGAAATAAACGCACCTAAATATGAAGGAATAGAAGTCATAGATCCAAGTAAAACATACCAATTAGGTAATAAATCTAAAGAAGTTAAATCAATTAAGATTGGTTTAAGTGCCTTAGGGTATAATAGTAGCAATGAAAACGAAACATTTGATAAAGATTTAGAAGACAATGTTAAAGCATTCCAATCAGACAACAAATTAGAAGCTAACGGTATTTTCACAGATAATACTACGAAGAAATTCATCAATTTATTACGCAAAAAGATTCAAAAAGAAGATACACAATTAGATGAAACGATTAAATATATTCATAAGTAA
- a CDS encoding GNAT family N-acetyltransferase, with translation MRKATRTDIKYINNLTDMAKTIMKNDQNPQWDDQYPTEKDFYNDIDNGHLYLYEIDDQVVGYVCINQEQANWYNQFDWPVSRHNAFVIHRMATDPSYKGVAQILMQFAIDQAKEAEAHIILTDTFSLNKRAQNLFKKFDFQWIGEYETDEFPFNKNAPFYAYYKLIDYKENK, from the coding sequence ATGCGAAAAGCAACACGAACAGACATAAAATATATAAACAATCTTACTGACATGGCAAAAACTATTATGAAAAATGATCAAAACCCTCAATGGGATGATCAATATCCTACAGAAAAAGATTTTTACAACGACATTGATAATGGTCATTTATATCTATATGAAATAGATGACCAAGTTGTAGGATATGTTTGTATTAATCAAGAACAAGCAAATTGGTATAATCAATTCGATTGGCCAGTTTCTAGGCACAACGCTTTTGTTATCCATCGTATGGCGACTGATCCAAGTTATAAAGGCGTTGCACAAATATTGATGCAATTTGCCATTGATCAAGCGAAAGAAGCAGAAGCACACATTATATTAACAGATACATTTTCACTTAATAAACGTGCACAAAATTTATTTAAAAAGTTTGATTTTCAATGGATAGGTGAATATGAAACAGACGAATTTCCATTCAATAAAAATGCACCATTTTATGCTTATTACAAATTAATAGATTATAAGGAGAATAAATAA
- a CDS encoding YozE family protein, whose product MKQYSFYQYALTKRNENSEIGKLADSIFSDLSFPKFTNDYHTLSDYLETEAMYTQSMSIFDELFDSYEEWLKF is encoded by the coding sequence ATGAAACAGTATTCATTTTATCAATACGCATTAACAAAACGTAATGAAAATAGCGAAATCGGGAAATTAGCTGATTCAATTTTTAGTGATTTATCTTTCCCAAAATTCACAAATGATTATCATACACTCTCAGATTATTTAGAAACCGAAGCAATGTATACACAATCGATGAGTATATTTGATGAATTATTCGATTCTTATGAAGAATGGTTAAAGTTTTAA
- the msrB gene encoding peptide-methionine (R)-S-oxide reductase MsrB, which yields MLKKNKDELNEMEFLVTQQNGTEPPFQNEYWNHFDKGIYVDKLSGKPLFTSEEKFESDCGWPSFSKALNDDEIIELVDKTHGMIRTEVRSEDSDSHLGHIFNDGPKETGGLRYCINSAAVQFIPYEKLEELGYGDLVHHFN from the coding sequence ATGCTTAAAAAAAATAAAGACGAATTAAACGAAATGGAATTTTTAGTTACACAACAAAATGGAACAGAACCACCTTTCCAAAATGAATATTGGAATCATTTTGATAAAGGTATCTATGTAGATAAATTATCAGGTAAACCACTTTTTACTTCAGAAGAGAAATTTGAATCTGACTGTGGTTGGCCAAGTTTTTCAAAAGCTTTAAACGACGATGAAATAATAGAGCTTGTTGATAAAACTCATGGTATGATAAGAACTGAAGTACGTTCTGAAGATTCAGATAGCCATTTAGGACATATATTCAACGACGGTCCTAAAGAGACAGGTGGCTTAAGATATTGTATTAATTCAGCCGCTGTTCAATTTATACCTTATGAAAAATTAGAAGAATTAGGATACGGAGATTTAGTTCATCACTTTAATTAA